A genomic window from Pecten maximus chromosome 4, xPecMax1.1, whole genome shotgun sequence includes:
- the LOC117326574 gene encoding uncharacterized protein LOC117326574 — MESDIQGNSDIMDRVKAANDTVGRNVTNMKKSIDKLEKNENEVLDEVDELHEMIEEMKDRATDAQCRSMKYNLIFSGIPEKIWDQNQSLDDDEITLKNFIESKLKIVNAHDIAMANVHRIGQRDRRTGTRPRSIIAKFIYYKDLLRVKRSAKELKGSHFGINEQFPKKIEDKRKILYPVAKEARKNGKKTVLNRDQLYIDGVLYKGPDVQPMASQHTPTQQPRSKRRRVISNQHE; from the coding sequence ATGGAAAGtgacatacagggtaacagtGATATCATGGATCGGGTAAAGGCTGCAAATGATACAGTCGGCAGAAACGTTACAAACATGAAGAAAAGCATTgacaaattggaaaaaaatgaaaatgaagtcCTAGATGAAGTTGATGAATTGCACGAAATGATAGAGGAAATGAAAGATAGGGCTACTGATGCACAGTGCAGGAGCATGAAGTATAATCTGATATTTTCAGGTATTCCAGAGAAAATTTGGGACCAAAATCAGAGTCTAGATGATGAtgaaataacattgaaaaatttcattgaaagtAAACTCAAAATTGTAAACGCCCATGACATTGCTATGGCCAACGTCCATAGAATCGGCCAACGCGACAGGCGTACCGGTACACGGCCAAGATCAATCATAGCAAAGTTTATTTACTACAAGGATTTACTGAGAGTCAAGCGGAGTGCTAAAGAACTAAAAGGGTCACATTTTGGTATAAACGAACAGTTTCCAAAGAAAATTGAAGACAAAAGGAAAATTTTATATCCGGTAGCGAAAGAAGCTAGGAAAAACGGGAAAAAAACTGTGTTGAACAGAGATCAGCTGTACATAGATGGTGTACTATATAAGGGCCCGGATGTTCAGCCCATGGCCAGTCAGCATACGCCCACTCAACAACCGCGCTCGAAACGTAGACGGGTGATTTCAAATCAGCACGAATAG